In Aspergillus nidulans FGSC A4 chromosome II, a single window of DNA contains:
- a CDS encoding rRNA-binding endoribonuclease (transcript_id=CADANIAT00004311) codes for MVENTTTKSVHTIVLDAGPILKNNPPLSTLLSRCEELVTTPSVVAEIRDPDARQRLETMYLPFLKQRTPSPKSFAVLSEFAKKTGDRAVLSRTDIEVLALAYELECERNGGDWRLRSVPGQKRVNGKPPVKPVEQQGGQQPEGTATTDEIAEDPAVKEVTEDLKATTLETKEDESNTEHPRGAEPEAAEDNQAADLAVQDSQDEDEAGEVEDGAASESDGGEWITPSNLKKRQARDEVGDATAASEVKVMQVATMTTDFACQNVLLQMNLNLLSTATLQRISHLKSFIKRCHACFSTTKDMNKQFCPRCGGDTLTRVSCTTDSSGQFKMHLKKNMQWNNRGNVFSVPKPVHGSASGKWKGGGGKGGWGTELIFAEDQKEYVRATAEQSRKLRRERDLMDEDYLPGILTGERNKQTGRIRVGAGRHVNSRKR; via the exons ATGGTAGAAAATACCACCACAAAATCGGTTCACACGATCGTCCTTGACGCCGGTCCCATCCTTAAGAATAACCCCCCGCTTTCTACCTTACTGTCAAGATGCGAAGAACTCGTTACCACGCCCTCTGTTGTCGCTGAAATCCGTGATCCCGATGCGCGCCAGCGACTTGAAACGATGTACCTACCGTTCCTCAAACAACGCACCCCGTCTCCCAAAAGTTTCGCTGTGCTGAGCGAGTTCGCGAAAAAAACCGGCGACAGGGCCGTGCTGAGCAGGACCGATATCGAGGTCTTGGCTCTAGCATATGAGCTTGAGTGCGAAAGGAACGGTGGAGATTGGCGACTGCGTAGCGTGCCCGGACAGAAGCGAGTGAACGGCAAACCTCCTGTGAAGCCGGTCGAACAGCAAGGGGGACAGCAACCCGAAGGTACTGCGACAACGGACGAGATTGCTGAAGACCCCGCAGTGAAGGAGGTCACTGAAGACCTAAAGGCCACGACACTTGAGACCAAGGAGGACGAGTCTAACACTGAGCATCCGAGGGGGGCGGAAcccgaagcagcagaagataATCAGGCGGCTGATTTGGCCGTTCAAGATTCtcaagatgaagatgaggccGGAGAGGTGGAAGACGGAGCAGCCTCTGAGTCAGATGGCGGCGAGTGGATTACCCCGTCAAACCTGAAGAAGCGACAAGCCCGCGACGAAGTTGGCGACGCGACCGCCGCTTCTGAGGTCAAGGTAATGCAAGTTGCTACAATGACAACCGATTTTGCG TGTCAAAACGTGCTGCTACAAATGAACCTTAACCTCTTATCCACAGCTACACTGCAAAGAATTTCACACTTGAAGTCTTTCATCAAACGCTGCCATGCCTGCTTTTCTACGACTAAGGATATGAACAAACAGTTCTGCCCACGATGTGGCGGAGATACTCTCACGCGTGTATCCTGCACAACCGATTCTAGCGGGCAGTTCAAGATGCATTTGAAGAAAAACATGCAGTGGAACAACAGAGGAAATGTGTTTAGCGTTCCTAAGCCTGTCCATGGCAGCGCCAGCGGGAAGTGGAAGGGTGGTGGTGGTAAAGGCGGCTGGGGCACAGAGCTGATTTTCGCCGAAGATCAAAAGGAGTATGTCCGGGCCACCGCGGAACAAAGTCGGAAGCTTCGTCGGGAACGAGACCTGATGGATGAAGATTACCTTCCGGGCATCCTCACTGGGGAACGAAACAAGCAGACCGGTCGTATTAGGGTTGGAGCCGGTAGGCATGTCAACTCCAGGAAGCGGTGa
- a CDS encoding snoRNP complex protein nop10 (transcript_id=CADANIAT00004312), whose translation MHLMYTLDQDGKRVYTLKKVTPTGEVTKSAHPARFSPDDKYSRHRVTLKKRYGLLLTQQADKEAAQL comes from the exons ATGCATCTTATG TATACTTTGGACCAGGATGGAAAGCGGGTTTATACCCTGAAGAAGGTCACTCCCACCGGGGAGGTCACAAAGAGCGCTCACCCCGCTCGCTTTTCTCCGGACGACAAGTATTCTCG TCACCGTGTtacgctgaagaagagatatGGCCTTCTGCTTACCCAGCAGGCTG ACAAAGAGGCTGCGCAGCTATAG
- a CDS encoding uncharacterized protein (transcript_id=CADANIAT00004313), with amino-acid sequence MTSQPSNIAPSAPDQAVPAKPRPPRRQRPDYRHIHRFPLPLPVHPLPPLILHNPLSVISVLLSYLTYFIAPPHDHVHSAYFDLNTSSVHVTDEKTVRALWEMGFFGKGSLSRSEPTWLEQEKTRRGLLGGVTSEEVTRQRRAERRELKLQRARSEKLIIEQRLQAEAAAREGRTLLDAQADLLSVSGVTNGAAITTEKFSVKKARESKFLEARQLAERDREAASKNVRFATVEGDTADRTVINLRDPSGELAITNEEHLQLSNEEAFFLVYGLGALHIFDHDLKTVLSPTSLLRTLCHHSYSPPRDLSMDLKTDDPFLVSYVVYHHFRSLGWVVRSGVKFGVDYLLYYRGPVFSHAEFAVVVIPSYDHPYWSETKDRKAECARKQSRSWWWFHCVNRVQAQVKKTLVVCYVEVPPPTQMLDAASSSIDIGALLSRYSDDSWSIDIAKLQRDALGLQLFKYPDAIGNCSSPVSHDSITVPIPNDHIVTSAPPKVTGESPVHGGSIGLDTNHNVTEPLDTNQPSPERATQPSSTGQAAAKMGSAETIPSDTQVISQSVYDEIIRKNKEAGNEEPDSNLLDRNTLMTLQEGGSGNLDLLSGFDAAQLQAPNTDENDDQNSSKLGESSPLSYERNNFPESQRFLAKTPLATKQGQLETDSTASPLVSRNPLASDLESASGVMALSQVFKATQAPSSPLVNGLQSDLLSDRPSPNIPIQNRPLAPSFSSPLNNIAATFPRDSSDTQLNYVTLRESQTSRNDMARGRMTRSADHIYSDGCSDGGFGKEPLYTERRKREGRTDEENAAQFSMVSASARPPSDIEARKRRRATSLSRKTKRCDMEGNSTAAVQLEQEGISYDLQAVGTSEEETEQEEELPRPTPQSQVPHPSTEEDKENCDDPPAIIPHTGSAHDRLSQALSLHEGLTGTHRMPAQTVSGGHTPVRNDDLNPGTVDVVRSSPISVVKDSQWSPERDDVKPADRTIVGSPSDQGQTRFRGPQWQSVAAAGHGRGILSPADQPFAQELQICSQNAPSAILRPEIADIARISNPSLEGSGGANANMHRLRKATNEPENGNMALIFGAREKSSSMPSCVAETPVHRRQRASNDLPHFATIPETSPTRLDNGAWMSDGDNDAANQEDDDLPLPYPKAMEDAHKPHQFMSQSSSPVKRLLNSKILSSPSGRQRRALTEIAADASPQVGATIDVNIDIMSVEDYEFRDAIAQSPIRPRKKRRSNDGRNIPASDPIIPVTPRAESHFTPPREDDEMVLALPSQPANPTNQRQSTSLRRPKPSRRAGSIWDTEDSPKFRLSSKERSKLFARSQARERQPPPAPKPELQEAPQPTPVPSRAHVEITSTPIHEAPSSNLAIEESTGYIGQRPPPDNSILVPNQVLAPWRGQKRAYYPAVCLGTPFGTSQDQYMVKFEDSAPVEVPKGAVKRLELRIGDAVKVDMPHIPKITHIIRGFAHKLSAEDAVNAVTDIYGHATLVVGPKQRKSLTNSGLVGPENVINVPVSRIYLDTILWNKIRDRPYTYTSGSEGLMSRLQTPPDRRIAQTPPSTRLSRSLRPSDGLFSGMVFAVSYGDKSEAKYRVTKMILENDGRILDDGFNELFELPSYAPIATPTGATASQPTELDSHLRLKPGVENAGFACLIADKHSRRPKYMQALALNIPCLSDRWVEDCVAKGQVMDWEMYLLPAGESSYLNGATKSRILTPYPATRARLSKTISSRPNLLNGQSVLLITGRNGKVDEERRKAYIFLTYALGASKIKRVPDIQSARAALQKQLQDGQETSWDWVYIDDDDKAAKVLAAGSLPSKRRKNYRLTETISGDDLGLNSNVRVVGNEFVCQSLILGRLVNY; translated from the exons ATGACTTCCCAACCATCTAATATCGCTCCCTCTGCCCCGGATCAAGCTGTTCCTGCAAAGCCTCGGCCACCGAGACGCCAAAGGCCAGACTATAGGCACATTCACCgtttccctctccctcttcctgttcaccctcttcctcctctaATCCTGCACAACCCACTTTCTGTTATCAGTGTACTACTCTCTTACCTCACCTACTTTATTGCCCCTCCTCACGATCATGTCCATTCTGCCTATTTCGACTTAAATACGTCGTCGGTTCATGTTACCGACGAGAAGACCGTCCGAGCTTTGTGGGAAATGGGTTTCTTTGGAAAGGGAAGTCTAAGTAGAAGTGAGCCAACCTGGCTGGAACAAGAGAAAACGCGGAGAGGACTGCTCGGCGGCGTCACCAGTGAAGAGGTTACTCGCCAGCGAAGGGCCGAGCGACGTGAACTGAAACTACAGCGAGCAAGGTCGGAAAAGCTAATCATCGAACAACGACTTCAAGCGGAAGCTGCTGCAAGAGAAGGTCGTACACTTCTGGACGCTCAGGCCGATCTGTTATCCGTTTCCGGCGTCACGAATGGCGCTGCCATAACTACAGAAAAGTTTTCTGTAAAAAAGGCGAGAGAATCCAAGTTCCTCGAGGCACGGCAATTGGCAGAACGAGATAGGGAGGCTGCTAGCAAAAACGTTCGATTTGCTACCGTTGAAGGGGACACCGCAGACCGCACAGTCATCAATCTGCGTGACCCTTCTGGGGAACTGGCCATAACAAATGAAGAACACCTCCAACTTTCCAACGAGGAAGCATTTTTCCTCGTATACGGATTAGGCGCTTTGCACATCTTTGACCATGACCTCAAGACCGTGCTCTCCCCTACTTCTTTACTTAGAACGCTTTGTCACCATTCATATTCGCCTCCCCGGGATCTATCGATGGACTTGAAAACCGACGACCCATTCCTTGTCTCTTACGTTGTGTACCACCATTTCCGCTCTCTAGGATGGGTTGTACGCTCCGGTGTAAAATTCGGAGTGGACTATCTCCTATACTACCGAGGACCCGTTTTCTCGCATGCCGAGTTCGCTGTCGTGGTGATTCCATCGTATGACCATCCATATTGGTCTGAAACAAAAGACCGCAAAGCAGAGTGCGCTCGTAAACAGTCACGCAGCTGGTGGTGGTTTCACTGTGTCAATCGTGTTCAGGCccaggtgaagaagacgctTGTGGTCTGTTACGTGGAAGTCCCACCACCAACCCAGATGCTGGATGCCGCTTCGTCCAGTATCGACATTGGAGCATTGTTATCTCGTTACTCT GACGACAGCTGGAGCATTGATATCGCAAAGCTGCAACGCGACGCGCTGGGTTTA CAACTCTTCAAGTATCCTGACGCAATTGGGAACTGTAGTTCACCAGTTTCTCATGATTCAATAACTGTGCCGATCCCGAACGATCACATTGTGACTTCCGCTCCTCCAAAAGTGACCGGCGAGTCCCCCGTGCATGGAGGCTCCATAGGGCTGGATACAAACCATAATGTTACAGAGCCGCTAGACACGAATCAACCGTCTCCTGAAAGAGCAACACAGCCCTCTTCTACGGGGCAAGCTGCTGCAAAAATGGGTTCTGCCGAGACCATACCTTCAGACACCCAGGTCATATCCCAGTCGGTATACGACGAAATCATCCGGAAGAACAAAGAGGCTGGAAACGAGGAACCTGACAGCAATCTTCTTGACCGAAATACGCTCATGACTTTGCAAGAAGGCGGTAGTGGCAATTTAGACCTGCTTTCTGGCTTCGACGCTGCTCAATTACAAGCACCGAATACTGACGAGAATGACGATCAAAACAGCTCCAAGTTAGGAGAGTCCTCGCCTCTCTCATATGAGCGCAATAATTTTCCCGAGTCTCAACGGTTCCTTGCGAAGACCCCTTTGGCGACGAAGCAGGGTCAACTTGAGACTGATTCTACGGCTTCTCCTTTAGTCTCTCGAAACCCATTAGCATCTGACCTCGAGTCAGCAAGCGGGGTAATGGCATTGAGTCAAGTATTTAAGGCCACGCAGGCGCCTTCGTCTCCCCTTGTAAATGGCTTACAATCGGATCTCTTGTCTGATCGGCCGTCGCCCAATATCCCGATACAAAACCGCCCGCTTGCGCCGTCATTTTCCTCCCCATTAAACAATATCGCGGCAACGTTTCCTCGTGACTCGTCGGACACGCAGCTCAACTATGTCACGCTGAGAGAATCACAGACAAGTAGAAATGACATGGCTAGGGGAAGAATGACGCGTTCCGCAGACCATATATATTCTGATGGCTGCAGCGACGGTGGATTCGGCAAGGAGCCTCTTTACACTGAGCGCAGGAAACGTGAAGGGAGGACTGATGAGGAGAATGCCGCACAATTTTCGATGGTCTCGGCTTCTGCAAGGCCTCCTAGCGATATCGAAGCAcggaaaagaagacgagcCACCTCATTATCGCGGAAAACGAAACGGTGCGATATGGAGGGAAACTCTACTGCGGCAGttcagctggagcaggaaggGATTAGTTATGACCTACAGGCTGTAGGGACGAGTGAAGAAGAGAcagaacaggaagaggagtTACCAAGGCCTACGCCGCAATCTCAGGTTCCCCATCCCTCAACAGAAGAGGACAAGGAAAATTGCGATGATCCACCGGCTATCATACCACACACTGGGAGCGCTCATGACCGGCTTTCTCAAGCTCTTTCCTTGCATGAAGGTTTGACCGGCACTCATAGAATGCCTGCTCAGACAGTCTCAGGCGGACACACACCTGTACGAAACGATGACCTGAATCCCGGTACAGTTGACGTGGTTAGATCTTCACCAATCTCCGTGGTGAAAGATTCACAGTGGTCTCCTGAGCGTGATGATGTAAAACCAGCCGACCGGACAATTGTGGGAAGCCCTAGTGATCAAGGCCAAACCCGCTTTCGCGGCCCTCAGTGGCAAAGCGTGGCAGCGGCGGGACACGGGCGTGGTATATTATCACCTGCTGATCAGCCTTTTGCCCAAGAACTTCAGATCTGTAGTCAGAATGCCCCTTCTGCCATTCTTCGCCCAGAAATCGCCGATATAGCGAGGATATCAAATCCATCTCTGGAGGGGTCTGGGGGTGCAAATGCAAATATGCATCGCTTGAGGAAAGCAACAAACGAACCCGAGAATGGGAACATGGCGCTGATTTTCGGCGCCCGAGAAAAATCTTCTTCAATGCCGTCGTGTGTCGCGGAAACCCCTGTTCATCGCCGACAAAGAGCATCTAACGATCTACCACATTTTGCCACTATTCCAGAGACTAGCCCAACCCGTTTGGATAACGGGGCCTGGATGAGTGATGGGGACAACGACGCTGCAAAtcaggaggatgatgatttgCCTCTTCCATATCCAAAGGCAATGGAAGATGCCCATAAGCCACATCAATTTATGTCTCAAAGCTCATCTCCAGTTAAACGTTTGCTCAATTCAAAGATCCTATCAAGCCCAAGCGGAAGGCAGCGGAGGGCTCTGACGGAAATAGCGGCCGATGCTTCTCCTCAAGTTGGGGCTACTATTGATGTCAATATCGACATCATGTCTGTTGAAGACTATGAATTTAGGGATGCTATTGCACAGTCTCCCATTCGTCCACGAAAGAAGCGGCGTAGCAATGATGGTCGGAATATCCCAGCGTCGGATCCAATCATTCCTGTTACGCCCCGCGCAGAATCTCACTTCACTCCTCCACgggaggatgatgagatgGTATTGGCTTTGCCCTCGCAACCCGCAAACCCCACGAACCAGCGTCAAAGCACATCCTTACGGCGGCCGAAACCTTCAAGAAGGGCCGGGTCTATCTGGGACACGGAAGATTCTCCTAAATTCCGGTTATCAAGTAAAGAAAGGTCTAAACTGTTTGCCCGCTCACAAGCTCGAGAGCGTCAGCCTCCACCGGCGCCGAAGCCAGAGCTACAAGAGGCACCTCAACCCACGCCTGTTCCATCTCGAGCCCATGTGGAAATTACCTCGACTCCAATTCATGAAGCACCAAGTAGTAACCTGGCTATTGAGGAGAGCACGGGCTATATAGGCCAGCGACCTCCCCCTGATAATTCTATATTGGTACCAAACCAGGTTCTTGCACCTTGGAGGGGCCAAAAGAGGGCCTATTATCCAGCAGTTTGCTTAGGAACGCCTTTTGGGACATCACAGGATCAGTACATGGTCAAGTTCGAAGACAGTGCCCCAGTTGAAGTGCCAAAAGGTGCTGTCAAGAGGCTTGAGTTGCGAATCGGCGATGCTGTTAAAGTTGATATGCCACATATTCCCAAGATTACGCACATTATCAGAGGGTTTGCGCATAAGCTCAGCGCAGAAGATGCCGTTAACGCAGTCACAGACATATATGGGCATGCGACGCTTGTTGTAGGGCCAAAACAACGCAAGAGCCTTACGAACAGTGGGCTAGTAGGCCCTGAGAATGTTATTAATGTTCCTGTCTCACGAATTTACTTGGATACTATACTGTGGAACAAAATAAGGGATCGGCCTTATACTTACACTTCCGGCTCTGAAGGCTTAATGAGCAGACTACAAACTCCTCCAGACAGACGCATCGCACAAACTCCACCTAGCACAAGGCTATCTCGCAGCCTCCGTCCCTCAGATGGCCTATTTTCCGGCATGGTATTTGCCGTGTCCTATGGTGATAAGAGCGAGGCCAAATATCGCGTTACAAAGATGATCCTGGAAAATGATGGACGGATTTTAGATGATGGCTTCAACGAATTATTTGAGCTTCCATCATATGCCCCAATTGCAACGCCGACGGGAGCAACAGCTTCCCAGCCAACAGAACTGGattctcatcttcgtcttaAACCTGGTGTTGAAAATGCTGGCTTTGCGTGTCTAATCGCAGACAAACACTCCCGTCGTCCGAAATACATGCAGGCACTGGCTCTCAATATTCCTTGTCTCTCAGACCGTTGGGTAGAGGATTGCGTTGCTAAAGGCCAGGTAATGGATTGGGAAATGTACCTTCTCCCTGCTGGTGAATCATCATACCTCAATGGGGCAACGAAGTCGAGAATCCTCACGCCCTACCCGGCGACTAGAGCACGACTCTCCAAGACTATCTCATCGCGGCCAAATCTTCTAAACGGGCAATCTGTCTTGCTTATTACAGGCCGCAACGGGAAGGTAGACGAGGAACGAAGAAAAGCCTACATCTTCCTAACATATGCTCTGGGTGCATCGAAAATCAAACGTGTTCCTGATATACAATCTGCCCGGGCAGCCCTCCAGAAGCAGCTACAGGACGGGCAGGAAACATCTTGGGACTGGGTCTATATTGATGACGACGACAAAGCAGCCAAGGTTTTGGCGGCTGGATCCCTGCCATCAAAAAGACGGAAAAATTATAGGCTCACAGAAACAATCAGTGGAGATGACCTGGGCCTAAATAGCAATGTCCGGGTTGTGGGCAACGAGTTTGTCTGTCAGAGTTTGATTCTTGGACGGCTGGTAAATTATTGA
- a CDS encoding mitochondrial 54S ribosomal protein YmL2 (transcript_id=CADANIAT00004314): MEKEGNVYVTRDHAKLSIPKKKVAPDLSIANPSFQFGDNHTMMLPRLLTPLRSLGRAISCPSAQLTRLPQQSTPQLLPRTFSASTTPSILTNLPRFSLSLSQVRYASHSAQGAANKHSRDPAGKRLGAKRTGGEYVVPGCIIFRQRGTKWWPGENCAMGRDHTIYATESGYVRYYLDPERHPDRKYIGVVFEKDGKLPTPRNAPTRRKLNRVAVPMMTQVEETQSDLTVVTGDNVGTVVGAVASVDAGAGTQLRPGYMWREANWQIGRAAEKAGITARPHKRKNRWLAWRKRQARAERAAQMKSLKNKKKSSKKAKR, from the exons ATGGAAAAGGAAGGCAACG TATATGTGACACGTGACCATGCCAAGCTTTCAATCCCCAAGAAAAAAGTCGCTCCGGATCTCAGCATTGCCAACCCCAGTTTCCAATTCGGAGACAATCACACCATGATGCTTCCCAGGCTTTTGACGCCTCTCCGGTCTTTGGGCAGAGCAATCTCCTGCCCATCAGCACAATTAACTCGCCTACCGCAACAATCAACACCACAATTACTACCGCGGACGTTCTCCGCTTCGACAACTCCCTCAATTCTCACGAACCTTCCCCgattctctctctctctctcccagGTACGATACGCCTCCCACTCTGCCCAAGGAGCCGCAAACAAACACTCCCGTGACCCCGCCGGAAAACGACTCGGCGCGAAACGCACAGGCGGCGAGTACGTTGTCCCGGGATGCATCATCTTCCGACAACGTGGGACCAAGTGGTGGCCCGGCGAGAACTGCGCCATGGGACGTGATCACACCATCTACGCTACGGAATCAGGATACGTGCGCTACTACCTTGACCCGGAGCGTCACCCGGACCGGAAGTACATCGGTGTTGTCTTTGAAAAAGACGGAAAGCTGCCTACGCCAAGGAATGCGCCGACGCGCCGCAAGTTGAACCGGGTTGCCGTGCCCATGATGACGCAGGTTGAGGAAACTCAGTCGGATCTGACGGTCGTCACAGGTGACAACGTTGGGACGGTCGTTGGGGCTGTCGCGAGTGTGGatgctggcgctggcacGCAGCTGCGCCCTGGATACATGTGGCGCGAGGCGAACTGGCAGATCGGTCGTGCTGCTGAGAAAGCGGGAATTACTGCTAGGCCACACAAGCGAAAGAACAGATGGCTGGCTTGGAGAAAGAGACAGGCTAGGGCCGAGAGGGCTGCCcagatgaagagcttgaagaacaagaagaagtcgTCAAAGAAGGCCAAGCGATGA
- a CDS encoding scramblase family protein (transcript_id=CADANIAT00004315), whose product MWRSRLRIPVARRVQGPRASASSFARRRATPAPSSRGPRNSIRRPPPIRRSPAPSDTPNTGAPVENYDPAKNTLLSPVYLPEDPHGVLKESHPATGILANSGLVVQRQLELMNVMIGFEQANKHENEVLRFHRPFSWINSRIRVYDPVEATHSPYLPSNNLQPQSPGALAQAADPTNARISQLGLDQMRVIGEAQQQWAPLRRKYNLFTYHHSPNSATDMGTQQIPLAQTGLSNAQQTQLTHALGANQDFGEYNQFAYVDEPFLSWDFSLRSANSRLIGSVNRDFVGFAREIFTDTGVYALRMDSAASKSPQELDQSASVTGMTLDQRAVMLATAVSIDFDYFSRHSGSGGLGFFPMWFPGLGGDLSAGGAAGGAAGEAGAVGEAAAGTVGRGAAGGMAEGAAAGAIGAGTIAGYDAMSRGATAQGQQQASTASQPQSQPQPHMEQNSSGNAPTGPYGDEWTPEERNDSWSSEDHWSDNDGNEGGDGEDGNDWSDFF is encoded by the exons ATGTGGAGGTCCAGATTACGAATTCCCGTCGCGCGCCGTGTTCAGGGTCCTAGGGCTTCCGCTAGTTCCTTTGCGAGAAGACGGGCCACGCCCGCTCCGTCCTCTCGCGGTCCCAGAAATTCCATTCGAAGACCACCACCAATTCGAAGAAGCCCAGCACCCTCAGATACACCGAACACAGGCGCGCCTGTCGAAAACTACGATCCCGCTAAGAACACCCTGCTCTCCCCTGTCTATCTCCCTGAAGACCCGCATGGGGTACTCAAGGAGTCTCATCCCGCCACCGGGATTCTCGCGAATTCCGGGCTTGTCGTGCAGCGGCAGCTCGAGTTGATGAATGTGATGAT AGGCTTCGAGCAAGCCAATAA ACACGAAAATGAAGTACTCCGT TTCCATCGACCATTCTCATGGATCAATTCACGGATTCGAGTCTACGATCCCGTCGAAGCCACCCATAGTCCTTACCTCCCCTCGAACAACCTCCAACCCCAAAGCCCCGGTGCTCTTGCTCAGGCCGCAGATCCGACCAACGCCCGGATATCCCAGCTTGGACTTGACCAAATGCGAGTCATTGGAGAAGCGCAACAACAATGGGCACCACTGCGAAGAAAATACAATCTTTTCACATATCATCACTCGCCAAATTCTGCAACCGACATGGGAACTCAGCAGATACCTTTAGCACAAACCGGGCTATCAAATGCTCAGCAAACGCAACTAACTCATGCGTTGGGAGCGAACCAAGATTTCGGCGAATACAACCAATTCGCGTACGTCGACGAGCCCTTCTTATCCTGGGATTTTTCTTTACGTTCCGCTAACAGCCGATTGATCGGCTCTGTTAACCGTGACTTTGTGGGATTTGCTCGGGAGATCTTCACGGATACGGGTGTCTACGCTCTACGGATGGActcagcagccagcaagTCCCCCCAAGAACTGGACCAGAGTGCCTCGGTCACCGGCATGACTCTGGACCAGCGCGCCGTTATGCTGGCCACCGCCGTCAGCATTGACTTTGACTACTTTAGTCGCCACAGCGGTTCCGGAGGCCTTGGGTTTTTCCCAATGTGGTTTCCCGGACTTGGCGGTGATCTCTCAGCTGGTGGTGCCGCTGGTGGTGCCGCGGGCGAGGCTGGGGCTGTAGGCGAAGCTGCCGCCGGGACCGTTGGGAGAGGCGCCGCTGGAGGTATGGCTGAGGGCGCTGCTGCGGGTGCCATTGGCGCAGGTACAATCGCAGGCTATGATGCGATGTCCAGAGGTGCAACGGCCCAAGGTCAACAGCAAGCTAGTACGGCCAGCCAACCGCAATCACAACCGCAACCGCATATGGAGCAGAATTCGTCAGGAAATGCTCCAACTGGGCCGTACGGAGATGAGTGGACACCAGAAGAAAGGAATGACAGCTGGTCTTCAGAAGACCACTGGTCAGACAATGACGGAAACGAGGGTGGTGACGGGGAAGATGGGAATGATTGGTCTGACTTCTTCTAG
- a CDS encoding E2 ubiquitin-conjugating protein UBC7 (transcript_id=CADANIAT00004316), producing the protein MSSMTQNRLFREYKTLSTNPPDGITAGPVSEDDMFHWEALIQGPEGTPYEGGVFAAELKFPKDYPLSPPTMKFVGGGVWHPNVYPNGTVCISILHPPGDDPNHYEHASERWSPIQSVEKILISVMSMLAEPNDESPANVEAAKMWRERRAEYERKVREEVRKGLGL; encoded by the exons ATGTCATCCATGACGCAGAATCGCCTTTTCCGCGAATATAAAACACTATCAACAAACCCGCCGGATGGGATTACCGCGGGGCCTGTCTCTGAAGATGACATGTTTCACTGGGAAGCCTTGATACAGGGACCCGAAGGCACCCCTTACGAAGGTGGGGTTTTTGCTGCTGAGCTCAAATTCCCTAAGGATTACCCTTTAAGTCCACCGACAATGAAGTTTGTCGGCGGGGGAGTTTGGCATCCGAATG TCTATCCGAATGGCACAGTGTGCATCTCCATTCTACACCCACCCGGCGATGATCCGAACCACTATGAACATGCCTCGGAGCGCTGGTCGCCTATACAAAGTGTGGAGAAGATTCTCATCTCAGTAATGAGTATGCTTGCGGAGCCGAATGATGAAAGCCCAGCAAATGTGGAGGCTGCGAAGATGTGGAGGGAACGGAGGGCTGAGTATGAGCGGAAGGTCAGAGAGGAGGTTAGAAAGGGACTGGGGTTGTAG